CAATCCTTCAAAATTAATCACTGACgttatattttctgaaatcaaATCCGTTTAAGATGTGGATTGTATTTTGAAGTGTCTGGAAAATTAAGTTAACGAAACTTTgcgtatattttatttttcttcattttcagcAAATGCAATGGAAAGGGACTCTAAAATGCAGAACTTTCGGGTCGTAGTCATGGGGACCGGTGGCGTCGGGAAAAGTTCTATTATAAGCAAATTCATGAACGACAAATTCACTGAAATTCATAAAGAAACTATAGAAGAACTGCACAGACACCGGATGCGGTTTGACAGTGTGAGTGTTGAAATAGACATTCTAGACACGGCCGGATCTCTTCAGTTCCCGGCGATGAGAAAACTTGCAATAGCAACAGGGGATGCATTCCTTCTTGTTTTCTCTGCTAATAACCCGGAAAGCTTTGAAACTGTTAAACACCTTCGAGATGAAATTAGAGAGCAGAAACAAAAGGGACAGTACTCAATCGTTgttattgcaaataaaactgatttagaCACCGAAGATAGTCACTCACACGCGGTGACCGAGTCGGTTGTGTGTATGGACTGGGAGGAAAAGTTTATAACTACATCTGCCAAAACAGGTGACAATATTGACATTGTCTTTCAAactcttgaaaataaaattagggAAAGAATAACGCTTGAAAAGAAACGTCTGTCATTTTTCAGAAGGATTTCAATGCCAGTGATGAGACTAACCAACTCGGAAACGGCAGCTACAGGATTTATGGAGATCAAATCTCGAACACGTtcgatgaaaaaataaaaaaaaatgatatttttttatctgttcataaatgaaatattttgtttgtttgtttttaaagtcaaataaataCTATGTGTTCAATTTTACCAAACTAGATGCACGTTCCATGTGAACGGCATCAGTTAGTCAAATATCCTGTATGTTATTTTAGTATACTAagtatgatattttttaccattctgtCTTAATACTACTATCAGGTCagttataaaaaatgcaatCTTATATTGTACTGCTAGGAGTTAATTTGCTTTATTCTTTATGTAAATTAACGATTAGTTTCGCAGAGCGTTTTGTACGATTTATATTAAAGAGAGAGCTAGCAACTGGATTTTATCTTAACAGCAAAGGTACTTCACTCCTACTCACATTGACATTTGCTTATTCGTTCTGTTGTTGGCGTTGGATACGTTCAACCTGTGAAACCATTTAATTGAATGTACTCGATGTCAATACAGGCTTAAACCCCATAGcaacaatttatgtttatattcacaAATTTTGCTACGTCAGATATATTTACTATCACACAGTAACTTTTTTGCATGAAGTATTTTCCTGATGAAGGACAATTACGTAGTTCAAAAAGGTTGCATACCTATTTGAGACTGAGTAACTCtaccatatttttttcatatatctaTAGACCATGCagtatttagattttaatatcCTACTCAACGTTCAATAATAAGGCGACTTCTTTCACTGATTAGTTGACAGACTCGATTTAGTCAACTTTACAACCTAATGAAACACGAGGAAAAGCGGGAAACGGCCATATACCGACCAGGTAGCAAAGTTGGTTTAGTAATTACTTATATTTTACTCGCAGAACTTATTGTAGCGGAAGAGCGCAAAATTGGTCCTTTTGTATTTATCTGCTActtttttcttatatagttaTCTTGGTGGCTTACGTTATACAGTAAGtaagtaaagaaaaacaaaatattataccttacattaTTATGTTCCTTCTTTACTGATATGACCGCAGTTGGCCCACGAATATTGAACGGACCGAAGCCGAAGTCTGAGGTCCATTCACTGTTGTTTGGCTGACTTGGAGGTATCTTTAATGTAAGAAGGTCTGAAcaggtattttttatttcttatattattccATTGTTTATAGCTTTAAGCTAAAATGGGGCATTGTTATTTCtgtcaaataaacaaactttaagTTTGACTACAGTCTTGTTGCGACTGGTTCCCTTAAATTGCCTGCTTTGTTAAGTTTACCTCAGCGGTCACACACAactggccccgatttctcgaaacttcttaagcttaacaggcttaagtagcttagttcaaatagtcaaaacacatactaa
Above is a genomic segment from Mya arenaria isolate MELC-2E11 chromosome 2, ASM2691426v1 containing:
- the LOC128243116 gene encoding ras-related protein Rap-2b-like, which encodes MERDSKMQNFRVVVMGTGGVGKSSIISKFMNDKFTEIHKETIEELHRHRMRFDSVSVEIDILDTAGSLQFPAMRKLAIATGDAFLLVFSANNPESFETVKHLRDEIREQKQKGQYSIVVIANKTDLDTEDSHSHAVTESVVCMDWEEKFITTSAKTGDNIDIVFQTLENKIRERITLEKKRLSFFRRISMPVMRLTNSETAATGFMEIKSRTRSMKK